The Deferribacterota bacterium genome includes the window CAATAAGCGCAATCTATAAGCCTGATGGCTCTCTTTACAATATACACTTTGGATTCCTTTCTACTACACAGATTGAAGAAATTATAAAAAAGCTTAAAGAATAAATTAAATTAAAACAAAAAAATAACTGGGAGAGTTGTATAGCTCTCCCAGCTTTTATTTAACTATTTTACTTATTTAGTTAACAACCTGCCCCAAAACCAGCTTCTGGAACAAGGGGTTCCAATCCACCTGGAGCTTCCACACCACCCTCCTCAGAAGGCTGAGATACTATTTCTCCCATGGGTGGGGCAAGTGCACCAGGTTCTACCTCAACCTGATATATTTCACTAGAATCTGATTGATCACTGGCATCTATAGCTTGAGCTGATTTCAAAATAGTTGGCATACCAGCAGCAGTCCAATTAACAGTGCCACCTGCCAGATCATAAACATTTTCAAAACCATAATCTTTTGCTATAAATGCAGCCTCAGATGCTCTTGCACCACTATTACATAAAAATACAGTTGGCGCAGATTTATCAAGCCTATTAGAGCTTAATAGATCTATAAACTCACTGCTATCAGAAAATACATTTATAGCACCAGGAACATGATAACCCTCATATTCAATCTGACTTCTTGCATCTACTAGTTGAACATTGCCATTATTTTCTTCAACTAATTCTGCCAAACCAAAAGGAGATATTGCTAATGGCATTCTACCAGATATTATATGGGCAGTTAAAAACCCCATACCACTACTTAAACCCTCTACTGCGCTAGATAGCCTTTCTTTTGCTGCCTCATCAAAGGCCTCTTCTGGAATATTTCTTGTTAGAAAGGGAACAACCAAACTATTGAGCATCATTCTAACCATATTTGTAATTAAAGGTGTGGTATTTGCTTGCTGCATAATTATCTTAAAATTCTCTTCCTCTAGCCTTTTATCGATACCTAATTTAGCTAACAAATTGTTAAATTCATCAATTTGAAGGTCACGTGGTATATTATAACGCAATGCAATATCATTAAGCCTCTTAATAAC containing:
- a CDS encoding rhodanese-like domain-containing protein, with amino-acid sequence MLANAYGYDVYNLDGGLGQWLAAGLTVEGNNLNPTNDEDILKKGFKAPLNLNKETYSIKSVIKRLNDIALRYNIPRDLQIDEFNNLLAKLGIDKRLEEENFKIIMQQANTTPLITNMVRMMLNSLVVPFLTRNIPEEAFDEAAKERLSSAVEGLSSGMGFLTAHIISGRMPLAISPFGLAELVEENNGNVQLVDARSQIEYEGYHVPGAINVFSDSSEFIDLLSSNRLDKSAPTVFLCNSGARASEAAFIAKDYGFENVYDLAGGTVNWTAAGMPTILKSAQAIDASDQSDSSEIYQVEVEPGALAPPMGEIVSQPSEEGGVEAPGGLEPLVPEAGFGAGC